One cyanobiont of Ornithocercus magnificus DNA segment encodes these proteins:
- a CDS encoding carboxypeptidase, which produces MKRTRYLSWPLLIVGTVVFGGVVAFGQKTLTQVFDAALPDTREIAKFHRRGTITILSSDGRVIQKLGPATREKVEPREISLLVKQAFIAAEDRRFYSHNGVDLWGIGRALVTNLRRRSIQEGGSTITQQLARMVFLSQDRTLTRKLKEAALALKLERQLSKQQILGQYLNYVYLGSNAYGVADAAWVYYSKKSDELTLPEIALIAGLPPAPSVYSPLVNPDLALQRRTAVLDRMQKSGFITIAEETEARNSPLALKPATPKYFNSAAPYFTSWVAQRLPQLLSPEQLEMGGLRVHTSLNLGWQHESRKVVLSNAPASTEGAMVSIEPETGLVRVMIGGRDFSTSQFNRATQALRSPGSTFKLFPYAAAITAGIRPETIFVDSPRCWHSYCPKNFDDKYLGEVSLADALKNSLNTVAVQLLDRVGFDIVINTANQLGIGKRRPLGKFYPMAIGAYEQTVLNMTAAYAAVANRGIYVTPTPFEEIRSLDGEVLWSWRVDGDRGYRALDSDVADVMNWMLQQVVSSGTGIAAKLEDRPVAGKTGTSEGARDLWFIGSVPQLTTAVWFGCDDNKETESSSGEAAWAWRKFMSAIKKNLQVQTFPPKPVLKRTYKPFSNEKPSLLRELHYQVHEHEHNQEPQPSNLAGKELVPESPAPMQRPRYVAPPDGPPVNENFEPLPVQW; this is translated from the coding sequence GTGAAGCGAACTAGGTACCTTTCCTGGCCTCTTTTAATTGTTGGTACGGTGGTTTTTGGAGGAGTGGTTGCTTTTGGGCAAAAGACCCTCACCCAGGTTTTTGATGCAGCACTTCCCGACACTCGCGAGATTGCTAAGTTTCACCGAAGGGGTACGATAACAATTCTCTCAAGCGATGGCCGCGTAATTCAAAAGCTGGGGCCAGCCACACGCGAGAAGGTTGAGCCTAGAGAAATATCGTTGCTTGTTAAGCAAGCTTTTATTGCCGCTGAAGATCGACGTTTCTATAGCCACAACGGAGTTGATTTATGGGGAATTGGTCGCGCATTAGTCACTAACCTGCGACGACGCAGTATCCAGGAAGGGGGAAGCACAATCACGCAACAATTAGCTAGGATGGTCTTTCTCAGTCAGGATCGTACTCTGACCCGCAAGCTAAAAGAGGCTGCGCTAGCACTAAAACTTGAGCGTCAGTTGAGTAAGCAACAGATTCTTGGACAGTACCTCAACTATGTTTATTTAGGGTCTAATGCTTATGGTGTTGCTGATGCTGCCTGGGTTTACTACTCAAAGAAATCTGATGAACTCACCCTGCCAGAGATAGCATTAATTGCCGGATTGCCGCCAGCACCATCAGTATACTCACCGCTTGTGAATCCGGATCTTGCTTTGCAGCGCCGCACAGCCGTATTAGATCGAATGCAGAAGTCAGGCTTTATTACTATAGCAGAAGAGACTGAGGCCCGAAATAGTCCTTTGGCCCTGAAACCAGCAACACCTAAATATTTTAACAGCGCCGCACCCTATTTTACCAGCTGGGTGGCGCAGCGGCTACCACAGCTGCTTAGTCCCGAGCAACTAGAGATGGGTGGCCTACGGGTCCACACTAGCCTTAACCTTGGCTGGCAGCATGAAAGCCGCAAGGTAGTACTAAGCAATGCACCGGCCAGTACAGAAGGTGCAATGGTGTCGATTGAACCAGAAACAGGTTTAGTACGGGTGATGATAGGTGGCCGTGACTTCTCTACCAGCCAATTTAACCGTGCTACCCAGGCACTTCGGTCGCCAGGGTCAACATTCAAGCTCTTTCCCTACGCTGCTGCAATCACTGCCGGCATTAGGCCAGAGACAATCTTTGTTGACAGCCCCCGCTGCTGGCACAGCTACTGTCCAAAGAACTTCGATGATAAGTACCTTGGCGAGGTTTCCCTAGCAGATGCTCTCAAGAATTCTCTTAACACCGTAGCAGTACAGCTGCTAGATAGAGTTGGGTTCGACATAGTGATCAATACTGCTAATCAGCTGGGGATAGGTAAACGTAGACCTTTAGGTAAGTTTTACCCCATGGCAATCGGGGCATATGAACAAACTGTTCTTAACATGACAGCAGCATACGCGGCAGTTGCTAACCGTGGCATCTATGTAACCCCAACGCCATTTGAAGAGATTCGCAGCTTAGATGGTGAAGTCCTCTGGAGTTGGCGTGTGGATGGTGACCGTGGATATCGCGCTCTTGATAGCGATGTAGCAGATGTCATGAATTGGATGTTGCAACAGGTGGTAAGTAGCGGAACTGGTATTGCGGCAAAATTAGAGGATCGCCCGGTGGCTGGCAAAACTGGCACTTCAGAAGGTGCTCGTGACCTATGGTTTATTGGCTCGGTACCACAGCTAACTACAGCTGTGTGGTTTGGCTGCGATGACAATAAAGAGACTGAAAGCTCTAGCGGTGAGGCCGCCTGGGCGTGGAGGAAATTTATGTCTGCTATCAAAAAAAATCTTCAGGTCCAGACTTTCCCGCCAAAGCCAGTGCTGAAACGGACTTACAAGCCATTTAGCAATGAAAAACCAAGTCTTCTCCGTGAACTTCACTATCAAGTCCATGAACATGAGCATAATCAAGAGCCTCAACCATCTAATCTTGCCGGCAAAGAGCTAGTGCCAGAATCTCCGGCACCTATGCAGCGACCACGTTATGTTGCTCCCCCTGATGGGCCACCAGTAAATGAGAATTTTGAGCCCTTACCTGTGCAATGGTAG
- a CDS encoding chlorophyll synthase ChlG encodes MSNTRQLLGIKGAAGTNSVWKLRLQLMKPVTWVPLIWGVICGAAASGHFCWSLQDVLASVACMLMSGPLLAGYTQTINDYYDRDIDAINEPYRPIPSGAISLRQVRSQILLLLLAGLAVSYGLDIWAGHERPVLLLLALGGSFISYIYSAPPLKLKRNGWLGNYALGASYIALPWWAGQALFGQLTWTTVLLTLAYSLAGLGIAVVNDFKSVEGDRALGLCSLPVTFGIGPASWISAGMIDIFQIAMAVVLIIIGQHFASVLLVLLIIPQITFQDIWLLPDPVTFDVRYQASAQPFLVLGMLVTALAIGHSPLI; translated from the coding sequence GTGAGCAACACCCGCCAGCTTCTCGGTATTAAAGGCGCTGCAGGCACCAACAGCGTCTGGAAACTGCGCCTACAGCTAATGAAACCCGTCACTTGGGTTCCTCTAATCTGGGGTGTCATCTGTGGAGCAGCTGCAAGCGGCCACTTCTGCTGGTCTTTACAAGATGTTCTTGCCAGCGTCGCTTGCATGCTGATGAGTGGGCCATTGCTTGCTGGCTATACTCAGACAATCAATGACTACTACGACCGTGATATCGATGCAATTAATGAGCCATACCGCCCAATCCCGTCTGGTGCTATTTCTCTGAGGCAAGTAAGATCGCAGATCTTACTGCTCTTGCTCGCTGGGCTTGCTGTTTCCTACGGGCTCGATATTTGGGCTGGGCATGAAAGACCAGTCTTGCTGCTGCTTGCTCTTGGAGGTTCCTTCATCAGCTACATTTACTCAGCGCCGCCACTAAAGCTGAAGCGGAATGGTTGGCTAGGCAACTATGCACTCGGTGCAAGCTATATTGCCCTCCCTTGGTGGGCAGGTCAAGCCCTCTTTGGCCAACTCACCTGGACTACAGTTTTACTTACCCTTGCCTACAGCCTGGCCGGGCTTGGTATTGCTGTAGTCAATGATTTCAAGAGTGTAGAAGGAGATCGTGCTCTGGGCTTATGCTCGTTGCCTGTAACTTTCGGCATTGGACCAGCTAGCTGGATTAGTGCTGGAATGATTGATATTTTTCAGATCGCCATGGCTGTTGTGCTAATAATAATTGGTCAGCATTTTGCCTCAGTTCTCTTAGTACTGCTAATCATTCCTCAGATCACCTTCCAAGATATTTGGCTCCTACCTGATCCAGTAACCTTCGATGTAAGATACCAGGCTAGTGCTCAACCGTTTCTCGTGCTTGGCATGCTCGTGACCGCTTTAGCAATTGGCCACAGCCCACTGATCTAG
- a CDS encoding imidazole glycerol phosphate synthase subunit HisF: MIAPRLIPCLDVVQGRVVKGVNFVGLRDAGDPVELACRYSEAGADELVFLDIVATREGRETLVDLVRRTAEVVTIPFTVGGGVRSVEGVAELLRAGADKVSLNSAIVRDPDLIRRAAERFGCQCIVAAIDACRRDPASPGWDVYIEGGRKNSSLDVVDWAQALAQLGAGEILLTSMDGDGTKAGYDLSLTRSVAQAVPIPVIASGGAGCLEHIATVLDNSPKGGQASAALLASLLHDGTFTIEQIKYDLLARGFTVRPARNDGKAKILD; the protein is encoded by the coding sequence ATGATTGCCCCCCGTCTGATTCCCTGTCTTGACGTGGTGCAAGGCCGCGTGGTTAAGGGTGTGAACTTTGTCGGACTACGAGATGCTGGTGATCCAGTAGAGCTTGCCTGCCGCTACAGTGAAGCAGGAGCCGATGAACTGGTATTTCTGGATATTGTCGCTACCCGTGAAGGCCGTGAAACACTCGTTGATTTGGTGCGGCGCACTGCTGAGGTGGTGACCATACCTTTCACAGTTGGTGGCGGCGTACGCTCAGTGGAAGGTGTTGCTGAACTGCTTCGAGCTGGTGCTGACAAAGTAAGTCTTAATTCAGCTATCGTGAGGGATCCAGACTTGATACGTCGTGCTGCTGAGCGCTTCGGGTGCCAGTGTATAGTCGCAGCAATCGATGCCTGTCGCCGTGATCCCGCGTCTCCAGGCTGGGATGTGTACATAGAAGGAGGAAGAAAAAACAGCAGTCTTGACGTGGTAGATTGGGCCCAAGCACTAGCTCAGCTAGGTGCTGGCGAGATTTTGCTTACCTCAATGGATGGTGACGGAACAAAGGCTGGCTATGACTTGAGCTTGACACGTTCGGTAGCTCAGGCAGTGCCGATACCGGTAATCGCGTCAGGAGGTGCAGGCTGTCTCGAGCACATAGCTACCGTCCTAGATAACAGTCCAAAAGGTGGCCAGGCCTCAGCTGCATTGTTAGCTTCCCTGTTGCATGATGGCACCTTTACAATAGAGCAAATCAAATATGATCTCCTAGCACGTGGATTTACTGTGAGGCCCGCTAGGAATGACGGCAAAGCGAAAATACTTGACTAA
- a CDS encoding bifunctional demethylmenaquinone methyltransferase/2-methoxy-6-polyprenyl-1,4-benzoquinol methylase UbiE: protein MYSLFSCCGLNYSDGYDFKWCDTVRVGNPVAVRTLFNSIAAHYDSLNDILSLGQHRIWKSELLARLKPQSGECWLDLCCGTGDLTLALARRLRPGGSVLGIDAASRPLAIARRRARQEPWLPVTWRLGNALKTNHSSSTFDGVVMAYGLRNLQNIPAGLAEMARLLSREGRAGVLDFNRLPADSLPGRFQRSYLDCIVTPVASSIGLGQEYSYIQDSLKRFPTASELEILALQAGFTYARHQSLAAGQMGLLILRR, encoded by the coding sequence ATGTATAGTCTGTTCAGCTGCTGTGGGCTTAACTACAGTGATGGTTATGACTTTAAGTGGTGTGACACTGTGAGAGTAGGTAACCCAGTTGCAGTTAGGACATTATTCAACTCTATCGCAGCACATTACGACTCGCTGAACGATATCCTCAGTCTTGGTCAACACCGCATTTGGAAATCTGAGCTCCTCGCACGATTGAAACCACAATCTGGTGAGTGCTGGCTCGATCTTTGTTGCGGCACGGGTGATCTCACACTAGCTCTGGCTAGACGTCTACGCCCAGGTGGGTCAGTACTGGGCATCGATGCTGCCTCCAGGCCTTTAGCAATTGCACGTAGACGAGCAAGGCAGGAACCCTGGTTGCCAGTTACTTGGCGTCTTGGTAACGCTCTGAAAACAAATCATTCTTCTTCTACTTTCGATGGTGTTGTGATGGCCTATGGACTACGTAATTTGCAGAATATACCAGCTGGCCTAGCCGAAATGGCGCGCTTACTTTCTAGAGAGGGGCGTGCTGGCGTTCTGGACTTTAATAGGCTGCCAGCTGATTCTTTGCCAGGCCGATTTCAGCGCTCTTACCTAGACTGTATAGTAACACCCGTAGCATCTTCGATAGGCTTAGGGCAAGAATATTCTTATATCCAGGATAGCCTGAAGAGGTTTCCTACTGCCTCTGAACTTGAGATTCTCGCGTTGCAGGCTGGATTTACCTACGCCCGACACCAATCTTTAGCTGCTGGTCAGATGGGTTTGCTTATCTTAAGACGTTGA
- a CDS encoding gamma carbonic anhydrase family protein, with product MTNYREYWPDPVIDPSAWVAAEAVIIGEVCLAAGSSLWPMAVARGDLAAIQVGRNSNVQDGAILHGDPGKPVQIGNEVTVGHRAVLHGCTVEDGCLIGIAAVVLSGVKVGAGAVVAAGAVVNRDVPPKMMVAGIPAREKRQISEAAVSQQRRHAERYAALAACHACAERERGSNRKLTTG from the coding sequence ATGACTAATTACCGAGAATACTGGCCGGATCCTGTGATTGACCCTAGTGCGTGGGTCGCTGCTGAGGCAGTCATCATAGGCGAGGTATGTCTAGCTGCAGGGTCTAGTCTCTGGCCTATGGCTGTGGCTCGCGGTGACTTAGCAGCAATCCAGGTCGGGCGCAATTCAAATGTGCAAGACGGTGCCATTCTGCACGGGGATCCCGGTAAACCAGTACAGATCGGTAACGAAGTTACCGTTGGACATCGAGCTGTCCTGCACGGTTGTACCGTGGAGGACGGCTGCTTAATAGGCATTGCTGCAGTAGTACTCAGTGGTGTGAAAGTGGGGGCCGGTGCTGTTGTGGCCGCTGGTGCTGTAGTAAATAGGGATGTGCCTCCAAAGATGATGGTAGCTGGTATCCCAGCTCGTGAGAAGCGACAAATTAGCGAGGCAGCAGTAAGCCAGCAGCGTCGTCATGCCGAGCGCTATGCAGCTCTTGCTGCCTGTCATGCATGTGCTGAGCGGGAGCGTGGCAGCAACCGTAAATTAACAACCGGATAA
- a CDS encoding photosystem II protein Y, whose amino-acid sequence MDLRLALVTFPILLALGWATFNISRAAIGQVQMLLRQRSQE is encoded by the coding sequence ATGGATCTGCGGCTTGCGCTTGTCACCTTCCCCATTCTTCTAGCGCTCGGCTGGGCCACCTTCAACATCAGTCGTGCTGCCATCGGTCAGGTACAGATGCTGTTGAGACAGCGCTCTCAAGAGTAA
- a CDS encoding FADH(2)-oxidizing methylenetetrahydrofolate--tRNA-(uracil(54)-C(5))-methyltransferase TrmFO: MSSSEAKDLGEDSLSVVLKSNVLVIGAGLAGSEAAWQAVSMGIPVKLIEMRPQHRSPVHYSSNFAELVCSNSFGALSSDRAAGLLQEELRRLGSLLIGMADVHAVPAGGALAVDRGRYSAELTQKLEQHPLITVERREQRYLPDAKQVTVLATGPLTSESLAEDLRSFTGRADCHFFDAASPIIEGESINMGVAFRASRYNRGGADYINCPMSQDQYLNLRKALLQAEQAELKEFERGSAVFFEGCLPIEELARRGADTMRYGPLKPVGLWDPRWGKPNSREVRSCQHAHAIAQLRQEDRDGQLWNLVGFQTNLKWNEQRQILRMIPGLEKAEFARFGVMHRNTFLESPQLLDATLQFRKRPTLLAAGQITGTEGYTAAIAGGWLAGTNAARLIRGQQPINLPLTTMSGALTHFISNAATGMFQPMPPNFGLLPLLPERIRDKRVRYAAYRDRALAALDSARDHWASLFAAA, encoded by the coding sequence ATGTCCTCTTCAGAGGCTAAAGACTTAGGTGAAGACAGTCTGTCCGTAGTGTTAAAGTCAAACGTCTTAGTAATTGGCGCTGGTTTAGCTGGCTCGGAGGCAGCTTGGCAAGCTGTCTCTATGGGTATACCAGTGAAGCTCATAGAAATGCGACCGCAGCATCGGTCGCCAGTCCATTATTCATCAAACTTTGCCGAGTTAGTATGCAGCAACAGCTTTGGTGCACTGAGTAGCGATCGTGCTGCAGGATTGCTGCAGGAAGAGTTAAGACGACTCGGTTCATTATTGATCGGCATGGCTGATGTGCACGCTGTTCCAGCTGGTGGTGCTCTGGCTGTAGATAGAGGTCGCTACAGCGCCGAGCTGACGCAGAAGCTAGAGCAGCATCCTCTGATTACTGTTGAGCGGAGAGAGCAAAGATATCTGCCTGATGCAAAGCAAGTAACCGTGCTAGCAACAGGACCCTTGACTAGCGAGTCGCTTGCAGAAGATCTACGAAGTTTCACCGGACGGGCTGATTGCCACTTCTTCGATGCTGCCAGCCCAATCATTGAGGGCGAAAGCATTAATATGGGAGTTGCGTTTCGAGCGAGCCGCTACAACAGAGGCGGTGCTGATTACATTAATTGTCCAATGAGTCAGGATCAGTACTTAAATCTTCGCAAAGCCCTTTTGCAAGCAGAGCAAGCAGAGCTGAAAGAGTTTGAGAGGGGGAGCGCTGTCTTCTTTGAGGGATGTCTTCCAATCGAGGAGCTTGCACGGCGTGGTGCTGATACCATGCGTTATGGCCCACTTAAACCGGTTGGACTTTGGGACCCTCGTTGGGGTAAGCCAAATAGTCGAGAAGTGCGCTCTTGTCAGCATGCTCACGCAATTGCGCAACTGCGCCAGGAAGACCGTGATGGCCAGCTCTGGAACTTAGTCGGATTTCAAACTAACTTAAAGTGGAATGAGCAAAGGCAGATTCTGCGAATGATTCCTGGTCTTGAGAAGGCCGAGTTTGCCCGCTTTGGAGTAATGCATCGCAACACATTCCTTGAATCTCCCCAGCTCCTAGATGCTACACTGCAATTCCGTAAACGTCCTACTTTGTTGGCAGCGGGACAAATAACAGGTACTGAGGGTTATACAGCTGCTATTGCTGGTGGTTGGTTAGCAGGTACCAATGCAGCCCGTCTGATTCGGGGTCAGCAGCCGATTAACTTACCACTGACTACAATGTCAGGGGCGCTTACACATTTTATAAGCAATGCTGCAACAGGTATGTTTCAGCCAATGCCACCTAATTTTGGGTTACTACCTCTTCTTCCTGAACGTATCCGTGATAAGAGAGTTCGATATGCCGCCTATAGAGACCGTGCCCTTGCCGCTCTGGATTCAGCACGGGATCATTGGGCTAGTCTTTTCGCAGCTGCATGA
- a CDS encoding carotene isomerase has protein sequence MTNPTWDVIVIGSGAGGLITASQLAAKGAQVLVLERYLVPGGSAASFHRKGYTFDVGASMIFGFGSKGHTNLLTRALADVGQHVETIPDPVQLEYHLPDNFRIAVSRDYRKFLDDLNVYFPHEKDNIQAFYGACWQVFRCLDAIPLLSLEDPAYLAKVFLRAPGACLSLARWLPFNVGDVARRYIRDPQLLKFIDIECFCWSVMPADRTPMINAGMVFSDRHAGGINYPRGGVGVIAAKLVKGLQSCGGKIRYKAHVKTVLLEEGRAVGVRLANGEELRAKRIVSNATRWDTFGRGEQGKDHALVDRAKTPASEVRWRRRYKPSPSFLSLHLGVDESIVPQNFHCHHLLLEDWKAMEDEQGVIFLSIPTLLDQSLAPPGHHIIHTFTQSSMENWRALSSEEYRMKKERDANRLIHRLEVIIPGITAAVRHNEIATPRSHRRFLGRLDGSYGPVPAQRLPGLLPMPFNRTGIPGLYLVGDSCFPGQGLNAVAFSAYACSHRIGADLGLNPWSLPD, from the coding sequence GTGACTAATCCTACTTGGGATGTGATTGTAATAGGCTCTGGTGCCGGTGGTCTCATAACGGCAAGCCAACTTGCAGCAAAAGGCGCTCAAGTGCTTGTGCTTGAGCGCTATCTCGTACCAGGTGGTAGTGCTGCCTCATTTCATCGCAAGGGATACACATTCGATGTGGGTGCCTCAATGATTTTTGGGTTTGGCAGCAAGGGACACACCAATCTTCTTACCCGCGCCTTGGCGGATGTTGGACAACATGTAGAAACAATCCCGGATCCGGTTCAGCTAGAGTATCATCTCCCTGATAATTTCAGAATCGCTGTAAGCCGAGACTATAGGAAATTTCTCGACGACCTTAATGTATACTTTCCACATGAGAAGGATAACATCCAGGCCTTCTATGGTGCCTGCTGGCAGGTCTTCCGTTGCCTAGATGCAATACCACTCCTTTCCCTTGAGGATCCTGCCTACCTAGCCAAAGTCTTTCTGCGAGCACCTGGCGCTTGTCTAAGCCTAGCCCGTTGGCTTCCTTTCAATGTTGGAGACGTGGCGCGACGATACATTAGGGATCCACAGCTGCTGAAGTTCATTGATATAGAGTGTTTTTGCTGGTCTGTTATGCCCGCAGACCGCACACCTATGATTAATGCTGGCATGGTTTTTTCCGACCGTCATGCCGGAGGAATCAATTACCCTAGAGGTGGCGTCGGTGTAATCGCTGCAAAGCTTGTAAAGGGTCTTCAATCCTGTGGTGGGAAGATCCGGTATAAAGCTCATGTAAAGACTGTCCTGCTTGAAGAGGGACGGGCTGTAGGTGTACGTTTGGCCAACGGTGAAGAATTGCGCGCCAAGCGAATTGTCAGTAATGCAACTCGTTGGGACACATTTGGGAGAGGAGAACAGGGGAAAGACCATGCTTTAGTAGACAGAGCCAAGACGCCAGCTTCTGAAGTTCGTTGGCGGAGACGCTACAAGCCATCACCGTCATTTCTATCTCTTCATCTTGGGGTTGATGAATCTATAGTGCCGCAGAACTTCCATTGCCACCACCTACTACTTGAGGATTGGAAAGCTATGGAAGATGAGCAAGGAGTTATCTTTCTTTCAATCCCTACACTTCTGGACCAATCTCTAGCACCACCAGGTCACCACATTATTCACACGTTTACACAGAGTTCTATGGAGAATTGGCGTGCCCTTTCTTCAGAAGAGTACAGAATGAAAAAGGAAAGAGATGCAAATCGCCTCATACATCGACTGGAAGTAATTATTCCTGGTATTACAGCAGCAGTACGTCACAATGAAATCGCGACACCTCGCAGCCACCGGCGCTTTCTAGGCCGCCTTGACGGTAGCTACGGGCCAGTTCCTGCACAACGATTGCCAGGATTGCTGCCAATGCCGTTCAATCGCACAGGCATCCCTGGCCTTTACCTAGTCGGTGATTCCTGTTTCCCTGGCCAAGGGCTCAATGCCGTAGCTTTTAGTGCCTATGCGTGCTCCCATCGTATTGGAGCTGACTTAGGCCTCAACCCTTGGTCTCTTCCAGACTGA
- a CDS encoding DNA-binding response regulator gives MTSTPSYLVASSLRSEASHHRTVALSSGAGLTRVLIVEPHPTLRTVLAQRLRQDGHLTAAVALGREALDLCEEQSPDLLVSAEILEQCSALRLARQIRCPVLILTARSGAEPVVGLLNDGADDVLCKPFGLEELAARCRTLLRRGRSVLQERVAVGPLEVHLLLRQVTLSEKPVELSPREFALLCALLMPPGLVRSRQELLRMAWPPFSGGPRSVDTQVLTLRRKLEQAGLGNGGGIMTVRQQGYRFSLESLPG, from the coding sequence GTGACGTCTACTCCGAGCTATCTCGTTGCCAGCAGTCTTAGATCTGAAGCATCACATCATCGTACTGTTGCGCTGTCATCAGGAGCAGGACTGACTCGTGTGCTCATTGTAGAGCCTCACCCTACGCTGCGCACTGTACTTGCCCAGAGACTAAGACAAGATGGTCACCTGACAGCTGCGGTAGCTTTAGGACGTGAAGCTCTTGATCTCTGTGAGGAACAGAGCCCTGATTTGTTGGTGAGTGCCGAGATCCTCGAGCAGTGTTCAGCTCTCCGGCTTGCTCGGCAGATACGTTGCCCAGTTTTAATACTAACTGCACGCTCCGGCGCGGAGCCGGTTGTGGGGTTGCTCAATGATGGCGCTGATGACGTGTTGTGTAAGCCATTTGGCCTCGAGGAACTGGCAGCTCGCTGCAGAACGCTGCTGCGGCGTGGACGCAGCGTTTTGCAAGAGCGCGTGGCTGTTGGTCCACTTGAGGTGCACTTACTTCTACGGCAAGTGACACTAAGTGAGAAGCCTGTCGAGCTCAGTCCTCGCGAGTTTGCTCTTCTTTGCGCTCTCCTAATGCCACCAGGCCTAGTTCGCAGTCGGCAGGAGTTGCTTCGCATGGCCTGGCCACCATTTAGCGGAGGCCCTCGCTCAGTAGATACCCAGGTTCTTACACTTCGCCGCAAACTTGAACAAGCAGGCCTAGGCAATGGCGGCGGCATAATGACTGTGCGCCAGCAAGGCTATCGCTTTAGCCTAGAGAGCTTACCGGGCTAA
- a CDS encoding monothiol glutaredoxin, Grx4 family: MDPNTKLRIESLVQSHPIIVFMKGSKLMPQCGFSNNVVQILNALGMNFETFDILSDMEIRQGIKEFSNWPTIPQVYVKGEFIGGSDILIELYNSGELREKLEIAIAS; this comes from the coding sequence ATGGATCCCAACACAAAGCTCCGAATCGAGTCTTTAGTACAGTCTCACCCAATTATTGTATTTATGAAGGGATCGAAGCTGATGCCACAGTGTGGTTTTTCTAATAATGTAGTGCAAATTCTCAATGCCCTTGGTATGAATTTTGAAACCTTTGATATTCTCTCTGATATGGAAATCCGTCAGGGAATTAAGGAGTTCTCTAACTGGCCGACAATCCCCCAGGTCTACGTGAAGGGTGAGTTCATCGGTGGCTCAGATATCCTAATCGAGTTATACAACTCAGGTGAGTTGAGAGAAAAACTTGAGATCGCTATTGCCAGTTGA
- a CDS encoding BolA family transcriptional regulator: MVQLAEVKSAIRRSLPDAQITIEDLTGKGDHLQVSVVSSLFAGISRIRQHQLVYSALREQLANETIHALALNTSTPN; the protein is encoded by the coding sequence ATGGTTCAGTTGGCTGAAGTTAAGTCTGCTATCCGGCGTTCTCTGCCTGATGCGCAGATCACCATCGAGGATTTGACTGGCAAAGGTGACCATCTCCAGGTTTCGGTAGTGTCGTCATTGTTTGCGGGCATATCCCGGATTCGTCAGCACCAGCTCGTCTACAGTGCTCTCCGCGAGCAGCTGGCTAATGAGACCATTCATGCCTTGGCTCTCAACACGTCCACGCCTAACTAA
- a CDS encoding 1-acyl-sn-glycerol-3-phosphate acyltransferase produces the protein MILTQDVVLRIFFRKCEVLHPEYLPVGGPVLLAPTHRSRWDALLLPMAAGRRVNGRDCRFMVTRTEMLGLQGWFLSRLGCFPVDQDRPSLTALRYAVDLLADGQQVVVFPEGRINQSDGPISLMPGLIRLAQLAFSQGVSVRLMPVGIAYSEAVPHVRSRAAICFGQEILVQKSGREEAKRLTCSLCFGMRVAEQVARNAVGRPLLEG, from the coding sequence ATGATCCTTACGCAAGATGTTGTCCTGCGCATCTTCTTCCGCAAATGTGAAGTTTTGCATCCCGAGTATCTCCCAGTCGGTGGACCTGTCTTGCTAGCCCCAACGCACCGATCACGCTGGGACGCTCTATTACTGCCGATGGCTGCAGGACGTCGTGTTAATGGCCGTGACTGCCGATTTATGGTAACCCGCACTGAGATGTTGGGTCTGCAGGGCTGGTTCCTCAGTCGTCTGGGCTGTTTTCCTGTAGATCAGGATCGCCCCTCGCTTACTGCGCTGCGCTATGCTGTCGACCTACTAGCTGATGGCCAGCAGGTGGTAGTTTTTCCTGAAGGACGGATTAATCAGAGTGATGGTCCTATCAGTTTAATGCCAGGACTAATTCGCCTTGCCCAGCTAGCTTTCAGTCAAGGGGTCTCGGTACGGCTAATGCCTGTGGGAATTGCTTATAGCGAGGCAGTACCGCACGTCCGTTCTAGAGCTGCTATCTGTTTTGGTCAAGAGATTCTGGTACAGAAAAGTGGACGTGAGGAGGCAAAACGCCTCACCTGTTCTCTCTGCTTCGGTATGCGGGTAGCTGAACAAGTAGCCAGGAATGCAGTGGGAAGACCGCTGTTAGAGGGATAA